Proteins co-encoded in one Deltaproteobacteria bacterium genomic window:
- a CDS encoding AMP-binding protein codes for MVLRDFGKTAVIHRDREVSYRDLIHLSRAFSHRLAIPRGGRVLLCAENRPEWISALFAVWDRGGTAIPVDALSPPADLAHFLRDSRPEAIIASRETEEKVRRALLEAGSRAELVLLEDEGPKGPLPPPTTVKRDPSEVAAILYTSGTTGRPKGVMLTFANLHANIRGIEEARIASSKDVLLSFLPFHHSYPLMVTLLLPLHLGATIVLVDRPASDEILRCMKEYGVTILVGVPRFYEALHRSLMERIQASMPMAIAYRLCRSTGLTALGWAVFSPIRRRLGGRLKYFVSGGAKLDETITRDLLILGLPVIEGYGLTETAPICTFNPPGRIRIGSAGLPLSGVKLSVEDGEILVKGPNVMSGYLGLEKETREVIKNGWFHTGDLGYVDADGYLFIIGRKKDIIVLASGKNVNPEEVEREISNATDLVREVAVIERKGRLHALILPDFETMKALGVVNIKEKLKWDVVDRYNREAPAYRKLAGFEIVREEFPRTRLGKIKRHLLAVQVEQPGQEGKIEGAGETFRILSNYLVSTGHGPIRPDSHLEIDLGLDSLDKVELLHFIKKSFGLSLDETALCRLLVFKDLISHIDGAKSRVAEAQTKGWSEVLAEGVSLDLASSMAPIRALRGILRILFRTYFRVSISGIDGIPPSPCIFAPNHQSYLDGFLILGSLPSARLYSTYFLANELYFRGSLKKRIARAFHIVTIDVDKNLAVSLKTAATLLRQGKDIVIFPEGARTRDGSLLPFKKAFAILARELGAPVMPIAISGAYEIYSFRRVFPRPGRIQVRFLDPVFPDTWTVEEIASRTRDEILTAMGKG; via the coding sequence ATGGTCCTTCGCGATTTCGGGAAGACGGCCGTCATACACCGAGACAGAGAAGTATCATACAGGGACCTCATCCACCTATCCCGGGCCTTCTCTCATAGACTCGCCATTCCCAGGGGCGGGCGGGTGCTCCTGTGCGCGGAAAACCGCCCGGAATGGATCTCCGCCCTCTTTGCCGTCTGGGACCGGGGAGGAACCGCCATCCCGGTCGACGCCCTCTCCCCGCCCGCGGATCTCGCCCATTTCCTTCGAGACTCCCGGCCCGAAGCGATCATCGCCTCGAGGGAGACCGAAGAAAAGGTCAGGCGCGCCCTCTTAGAGGCCGGCTCCAGGGCCGAGCTTGTCCTCCTCGAGGATGAAGGCCCTAAAGGCCCGCTCCCTCCCCCCACAACCGTCAAACGTGACCCATCGGAAGTTGCGGCCATACTCTATACCTCAGGGACCACAGGAAGACCTAAGGGGGTCATGCTCACCTTTGCCAACCTCCATGCCAACATACGGGGGATAGAGGAGGCGAGGATCGCCTCCTCGAAAGACGTGCTTCTTTCCTTTCTCCCCTTCCACCACTCATACCCCCTGATGGTCACCCTCCTGCTTCCGCTTCATCTCGGGGCCACGATAGTGCTGGTGGACAGACCCGCAAGCGACGAAATCCTTCGGTGCATGAAAGAATACGGGGTCACGATCCTCGTAGGTGTCCCCCGGTTCTACGAGGCCCTCCACCGATCCCTCATGGAGAGGATCCAGGCCTCCATGCCAATGGCCATCGCCTATCGACTGTGTCGGTCAACGGGCTTAACGGCCCTTGGGTGGGCCGTGTTCTCTCCAATACGCAGGCGCCTCGGCGGGCGCCTCAAATACTTTGTGAGCGGCGGCGCCAAGCTCGACGAGACGATCACACGCGATCTTCTCATCCTCGGGCTTCCGGTCATCGAAGGCTACGGGCTCACCGAGACCGCTCCCATCTGCACGTTCAACCCTCCTGGCCGGATCCGGATCGGTTCAGCTGGGCTCCCCTTGTCTGGGGTAAAGCTCTCCGTCGAGGACGGAGAGATCCTGGTCAAGGGTCCGAACGTCATGTCCGGATACCTGGGGCTGGAGAAAGAGACGCGGGAAGTCATCAAAAACGGCTGGTTCCACACCGGAGACCTGGGATACGTGGACGCTGACGGCTATCTCTTCATCATCGGCCGGAAAAAGGACATCATCGTCCTTGCAAGCGGAAAGAACGTCAATCCGGAAGAGGTCGAAAGGGAGATCTCAAACGCTACTGATCTCGTCAGGGAGGTTGCCGTCATCGAACGCAAAGGCCGCCTCCACGCCCTGATCCTCCCGGATTTCGAGACCATGAAGGCCCTCGGGGTCGTCAATATCAAAGAGAAACTCAAATGGGACGTGGTCGACCGTTACAACAGGGAGGCGCCCGCATACCGGAAACTCGCAGGGTTTGAGATCGTGCGCGAGGAATTCCCCAGGACCCGGCTCGGGAAGATCAAACGCCATCTTCTCGCGGTGCAGGTCGAACAACCTGGACAGGAAGGGAAGATCGAGGGGGCGGGCGAGACGTTCCGAATACTTTCAAATTACCTGGTAAGTACGGGCCATGGCCCTATCAGGCCGGACTCCCATCTTGAGATCGACCTTGGGCTCGATTCCCTCGACAAGGTGGAACTCCTCCACTTCATTAAAAAATCCTTTGGGCTCTCCCTTGATGAAACCGCCCTCTGCCGCCTGCTCGTCTTTAAGGACCTGATTTCCCATATAGACGGGGCAAAAAGCCGCGTGGCCGAGGCACAGACTAAGGGCTGGTCAGAGGTGCTTGCAGAAGGCGTTTCACTCGATCTCGCCTCGTCCATGGCCCCCATCCGGGCCTTGAGGGGGATCCTACGCATCCTGTTCCGGACATATTTCCGCGTCTCCATCTCAGGGATCGATGGCATTCCTCCATCGCCATGCATCTTCGCCCCGAACCACCAGAGCTATCTCGATGGATTCCTCATCCTGGGATCCCTTCCTTCCGCACGGCTCTACTCCACCTATTTTCTGGCAAACGAGCTTTATTTCCGTGGAAGTCTCAAAAAGAGGATCGCCCGGGCCTTTCACATCGTCACTATCGACGTGGACAAGAACCTCGCTGTATCCCTCAAGACCGCGGCAACCCTTCTGAGGCAGGGAAAGGACATAGTCATCTTTCCAGAGGGGGCCAGGACCCGGGACGGCTCCCTCCTCCCCTTCAAGAAGGCCTTTGCCATCCTTGCCCGGGAACTCGGTGCCCCGGTCATGCCTATTGCGATAAGCGGGGCATACGAGATCTACTCCTTTCGACGCGTTTTTCCCCGTCCCGGAAGGATCCAGGTCCGTTTTCTCGATCCTGTCTTTCCAGACACGTGGACGGTCGAAGAGATTGCCTCCAGGACGCGAGACGAAATCCTGACGGCCATGGGAAAAGGCTAA
- a CDS encoding slipin family protein codes for MITYPVFLVIILLILIISCIKIMNEYERAVIFRLGRVIGAKGPGIFILIPILDKMRKVDLRTVTLDVPPQDIITRDNVSVKVSAVVYFRVIEPVRAVVEVENYLFATSQLAQTTLRSICGQAELDELLSEREKINAKIQGILDLDTEPWGVKVGKVEVKEIDLPDAMKRAMAKQAEAERERRSKIISAEGEFQAAEKLAEAAAIIHKAPEALQLRYLQTLREVAAENNSTTLFPIPIDLFAPFISRAKAEGHVEEKKGG; via the coding sequence ATGATCACCTATCCCGTATTTCTCGTCATTATCCTCCTGATCCTCATCATATCCTGCATCAAGATCATGAATGAATACGAACGGGCCGTGATCTTCCGCCTTGGAAGGGTGATCGGCGCCAAGGGGCCCGGGATCTTCATCCTCATCCCCATCCTCGACAAGATGCGAAAGGTGGATCTCAGGACCGTCACCCTCGATGTCCCGCCACAAGACATCATCACCCGCGACAACGTCTCGGTGAAGGTGAGCGCCGTTGTTTATTTCCGCGTCATTGAACCCGTGCGGGCCGTGGTGGAGGTGGAAAACTACCTCTTCGCCACCTCTCAGCTCGCCCAGACCACGCTCCGAAGCATCTGCGGCCAGGCAGAGCTGGACGAACTCCTTTCCGAACGCGAGAAGATCAATGCCAAGATCCAGGGGATCCTCGACCTCGACACCGAACCCTGGGGGGTGAAGGTGGGCAAGGTGGAGGTCAAGGAGATCGATCTGCCTGACGCCATGAAACGGGCCATGGCCAAGCAGGCCGAGGCCGAACGCGAGAGGCGATCCAAGATCATCAGCGCCGAAGGAGAATTCCAGGCCGCGGAAAAACTCGCCGAGGCCGCAGCCATCATACACAAGGCCCCTGAAGCCCTTCAGCTCCGCTATCTCCAGACGCTCCGGGAGGTGGCCGCCGAGAACAATTCGACCACCCTCTTCCCTATCCCAATCGACCTTTTCGCCCCGTTCATCTCCAGGGCCAAGGCCGAGGGACACGTGGAAGAGAAAAAAGGGGGCTAA